One Canis lupus baileyi chromosome 1, mCanLup2.hap1, whole genome shotgun sequence genomic window, CTCAGCACTTCTAGGTTCACAAACGTCAATgcgccagaatcacctggaggagtCATCAAAACAGACTGCTGGGCCCCACCCGAGTTTTTAGTTCTGTAGTCTGGCATGCGGCCTTGAGAATGTgccttgcttccttctttttttttttaaagatttatttatttatttattcatgatagacacagagattgagagagaggcagagacacaggaggagggagaagcgggctccatgccaggagcccgacatgggactcgatcccaggtctccaggatcacgccctgggccaaaggcaggcgccaaactgctgagccacccagggatcccccccccttttttttaagatttttatttatttgatagagggagagagagagtacaggaatggggcagggaagggcagaggtagagggagaagcagactcctcattgagcagggaacccaacgcagggctcgatcccaggaccccgagatcatgacctaagccgaaggtagatgcttaactgactgacccacccaggtgccccgagaatgtgcctttctaacaagttcccaggtgatgctgatgctgctggtgcAGGGACCCAACTTGGAGAGCCATTGTCATACTAGTTAGAGAAGGTAAGTGGAGGTTAGTTCACGTAAATCGAGTAGAACCACTCATAGTAAGCGCTCGACAACTCTTAGTTATTACTACCATTCCTCCCAGAGAGTCTGGCAAAATTCAAATTGCCAGCGGGGGTTATGGAAAAAAGAATAACTGAGACCAGGGCCTGGCCACTCTGTTTCCTAGCTCTGGGACCCTAGGAAAATCCCCTGGCACCTACACTGAGCCCCAGTGTTATCTTCATGACACGGTCCCTTCCCAGGGCAGCCTGAATTCCTGAAGGGGCTCCATACACAGCTGAGGCCTAATTAGTGtttctgaaaccaaaaaaatacaCTTGGAAAGGCTGCAGCTGCGGAGTACGGCCTGAATGCGAGGGACAGCAGTCAAACCCCCACAGGCCCATGAAACACCCCGAGCTGCAGGGGACAGGAGGGAATGTCAGTGCGTGAAGAGGCCTCAGCCCACAGCTGCCAGCTCAGAGTGGGAGCGGCATCAGGGCGGGTGGCCTTGGGCTCGGGGCTAGAACACCCAGGCCCTTGTCCCCACACGGGAccttgcagggggtggggagggcgacAGCAGGCTCCCCTAGGACGGATCAGAAATCATCAGGATCTGGACAGGTGTTTGGCTTTGTGGCATTTATTTCACGTCCCTCTGTACAGGCCCTGGGGCCGGGTGTGGGGGGCAGGAGACCAGGCAGGGGTAGCAATAAATAacatggacagacagacagggcTCCCCTCCAGACAGATGAGGTTAAAGGAGGTTAGAGAGGAGCCACAGTGTGGGGTGggtgctggcagggctgggggcggctgggaaggaggggaggccaGGCCCCCAGGACCTCGCTGTCACCTGCCTCCTCCCTTTCCTGCCCTGGCCCCCACCACTCTGGGGAGCAAGGGAGCCCGTAGCCAGTAGGGGCCAGTGAGGGTCCTGAGGGAGGGGTGGCCACACAggcggcccccagccccctcacTTGACCCGGATTTCAGCATACTCGGCCAGCTCCTCCGTCAGGGTGTAGCTGTCCTTGGTGGCTCGTTTGCCCAGGTCCGAGTGAGAATAGCTCAGGTCCAGCTCTGGGGGTTCCCCTCGAAGGCCCAGCAGCCTCCTCTCCGATCCCAGTCGCCTCTCACTCTATGAACAGACCCAGCCCATTAGAAGGCTATGGTTCCACCTTTTCCAGGTGCAGAGGCAGCAGGTACCTGCACCCCCGCAGCTCTGGGGCTGAGTCCCAAGGCCCTGTGCAAACCTCCTTTCTTAAGGACCAGCACGCAGCCAACCCTTCGGTGTCCGGGTCCCGCTCTGGAGCCTCTGCCCCAGCTGGCGCCGCCACGCACTACCCCCTCTTCCTTGCTAAGCCTGAAAGTCACCTACAGATCCACTGTCCCCAGGAAGCCCTCTTCGACCTAGGAattggcgggggcgggggggcacacTATTCAACCCATAGCATCTTCCCAGATTAAAGCCACCTGGCTGGGACCCCAcctttccaaatatttgtaaGCACCTGGCTCGGTACGTTCTTCCCCTGATGCCTGGGTCTGGTGCGGCTCCCCTCCTCGCTCCACCCGGGTGACCCCCGCTTCCCCGTCGCAggctccaccctcacccccaccctacACGGGGCCttcagacacagacacaggacaGTGGCCACAGACAGAATAGACAAGGCCGGGAGTGCCAGGCAGGGCCAGGCTTAACCAGGGAACATTCTGGGTGCCTGACGAGaacgcacacacatgcaccccaaCCCCCAGGCCCGACAGGGGCCCAGAGGCGGACACACTGAGGCCCCGGGGACCTACCTCCTGGGGCGCTCAATCCAGGGTAGAGACCTCTCTGGACTATTAGAGAAGGAAATGCAGTCATAGACCGGGGTGGGGAGGTTGGGGCTGCCCTCCGCTGAGCCCCTCAGCCCCCTTCGTGGCCTCCGCCTGAGCGGCCCTCCCAGCCCAGGTGCACCCAGCCCTCCgcacttcctccttctcccttccttggcctcccaggccctcccaggTCCTCAGGGTCCCTGGCACCCACCCAGGTTCTCCAGCTAGCCTGGAGCCACAAGGCTCTGGCCCTCACCTCATACTTCTCTGGTGCCCCAGAGATGCGGAAGTCACTGCTGAACAGGACCGGGGGGTTGTCCCCCGCCGAGAAGCTGGGGCTCTCTGTCACGTTCTTTCTGCAGGACAGGACATGTCAGGCCCCAGCGGAAGTCCCGGGCTTCCCTCCCAGCTCCCTTTCTGCACCCCATCTACCTTAGGAATTTGGCTCAAGGGACCCCATGTCTCTAAGATGGAGCAGATGCCTCTTCAGAATGAccagcctcctcctgccccaccccccactgcccaTCCCCCTGTCTGGTCCCTGGTCTCTGCCACTTTTCGGGGCCCCAGCCTAGCTTCTTGGATTTCTTCTCGAGTGCTCTGGCTGTCAGCCCCTCGCTGCCAGGATGCGGAGCAGAAAGGTGCATTCATTTTCAGGAAGGCTGACGTGCGTGTGCACCACAAGGAGGAAAACCAGCCCAGTTGTGGTAGGTGCATGTGGTTTGGGGCTGGGGAGTGTTTTCGTTGCCAGGGATGATGTGTGTAAGGATCGGAGCCCTGGAACCCACGGTGCCTGACCCCGTGGCTACAAGCCAAGGGACGCTGGCTCTCCCCCATCACTCCGGAGCGCTTGCGGGAGGGTTCCCGGAGGACAGGAGGCCACAGCACCGAACGTGGGGCACAGGCATCCATCAGGATGCGCTCGGCCCAGGCGCCGGCCGGCCTGACGGGCGGGGGTCTCTCCTCCATCCAGCCAAACATTCAGAGAGCAGAATCCGCCCTCCGTCACACGCACAGGGCCGCCCTCCGCTGCCCACCCGCTGCCTCTAACTGACCTCCCCGCCTCCCCAGCCCCGGGGCACCCGCCGCCCCCAGGGGAGCCCTGGCAGGCCGCTCACTTTCTGCGTGTCTGGGTAATGTAGCAGACGATGGCAATGAGGATGGCGAAGGCTACCACAGCTCCCACGGGGCCGATCTTGGCCCACATCAGGCGGTCTGAGGACAGAGGACCCAGGCACCCTCAGGAATGCCAGCGGTAGCGAGGACACGGGGGCTTGTAGGAGACGGGCCGGGCGGAGGTGACAGTGAGGACATTTACACAGCTGGCAGGTCCCTGCACTGCCCGACGGGCCCAGAGGGCTTAGTTGCCAGAGAGCCCCGGACAGGGCCCAGTAAAGCGCCGGCcaacccagggcagcccccccTTACCACCCGGAAAGGGCATCTTTATCACTTGCTCCATCTGTGTCGCCTGGCCCATGCTTGGAGGCTGATGGCCAGCCCCGGGGCAGGAAGCCTGGATCCAAGAGgtaccctccctccctccgtgcccaccccccccccaccccgccagcaCTCACGGGCTCCCTGGAAGGGCAGCTCCAGGCTCTTGGAGCCGTAGAGGTTGCGGGCGGTGCAGATGACCCGTGGCGGGGCCTGGGCCTGCCCGCGCAGCGTGAGGATGCTGGTGAGCAGGAGGCCGCTGCGCTCCGAGTACACGAACTCCCGCTCGGTCTCATTCACGGTCACGTTGCGCGAGGGCAGCTCAAAGGCCACGGACGGCTCCGGGTTGGACTTCACCACGCACAGGCACTGCACTGTGTCTCGGGCTGCCGCGCAGTGGGACTCCAGGAGGATCACAGGGGCAACTGCAGGCCAAGAAGGACCAAGACTCAGGGGACGACGGGCGACAAACGGAGGCGGAGGGCCAAGAGCAGGTGGTAGCTGTCGCAGAGACGAGCGGCCTTTTCCCCTTTGCATGGTCTCTGGCCCCCTCTCTAACTTTGTTCACCTTGTAAGACCCAAATGACATCACGATGCTCCCCActcaaaagacaaacaaacaaacaaacaaaaaataaaaaacaaaaaaacccttcgGTTGTTCCCCATGTCACTGACAATGATATCCAAACTCTTTTCCTGCTTTCATGAGGCCCCGAAAGGCCCCAGCCGCACTAATCTCTCATCGGGGCTCCTACCCAGTCACACTGGCCTCCtcgcttcttcttcttcttcttctttttttttaagattctatttatttattcatgagagacacagagaaagaggcagagacacaggcagagggagaagcaggctccccgcaaggagcccaatgtgggactcgatcctgggactccaggatcatgccctgggccaaaggcaggtctgaactgctgagccacccagggatcccctcctcgcTGCTTCTAAAGCTCATGGAGCTTCTTCCCACCTCGGGGTCTTTGCCTGGAACACTTCCTTGACACCTGCTGAACTCAGGTGACATGTCTTTTTTCTGACCACTCATGGAAACTGCACCTCACTTCACTGACCATTCGCACCCATCTCGCCTCGGTTTGCTCCCAGCACTTATCCCTCCTGTGTTAGACACCTGTACAGCTGGGCTCTTACTGCCATCAAGACAGGCTCTCCTTCCGCCTGTACCCTGTCCCCACACTTAGAACACACCCTCACATAGTGGAGCTCTGTGGAGACCGGTGTGGGCCACTGAGTTCCGCAGGCTCCCCTTCCTGGCCATCCTACAGATGCCCCTGCTGACTCCCTAAGGCTCCCTTACAGGCTGCCTGTCCCACTTTCATGGGATCCTCCACTTCCCCTGacaccaacccccaccctccacccaagACCATTGCATCGAGCTCTCCTTTGCTGCCATTTGTATTCCAAGAATGATACTGGTGTGGTTTTtgtggcttttttgttgttgtagtttctttcattttccaaaatatgaTACTATAATAGAACATCgaacattccttttttaaaactatgttctctttccctcctgaaAAATCCAGCACCAGAGTCTGCCCCACTAGACTGAACTCTGATTCTCAGCTCTGACCAGAACCCACTTACAAACGGCCAAAGGACCCTCGGACCATCTACCGCCACTTACTTTCAATTtccgtcaaaaaaaaaaaaaaaaaaaaagaatatgcacgTAACATTGACAAGCCAGGGAGTCACATGACTGGATTCAAACTCGAGATGGTTCCAATTGGAACCTCAATCTGTACTTGCATCTAAACCcggtaaattaaaaatatattgcccGAATTCTGTTCAGGCAAACATGCACTATGCTGGCTCTAGTGTTAACAGATTGACACTCCGCAAAGTGCATAACGACAAACCTGAACCAAcagctattacatttttttagaaACCCTTTCATTCAAGACTGCACCCCTGGTGCTCCTGTGACAGCTTCCACCCTTGACCCCTGCCGCCTCCCTGCCTGCATGTGCTCAGTATCTCCGCAGCTTTGCAGGTGGCCTGGGAGACCTGACAAAGTCTGACTGACCCCACACAAACCCCAAGTCCCAAAGAATGGGGAGTCTGGGGTGTGACAGCTTTGGCTGGAAGCCCAGCTCTGTCGCTTACTGTCCCCGACCAGGCCATTCGGCCTCCTTGGGCCTCCAAGATGGAGTTTTCATTGTGCAAACAGGAGTGGCGGTCCTTTCTTGCAAGGGCCTATGAGAACTCTGAAGATACGCTCCCTAGTGTGATGTTAAGGCTTAACTTTTCCCTTCCAAGGATTTAGGATGAGATAAATAGAGCCATTCCAGCAGGGGGAGCACGTGAGAAAAGCCTTAGCAGCAGGGAGGCCGGAGGCACCCAGCCTGGAGTCCAAGGGAGAGATTAGTGGGAAATGATTTAGGGAGCACAGAGGAGGTGTCAGTCAGGCACTGTGGGCGCTCAGCATAACTTCCAGAGTCTTCACAGGCTTCTTTGGGATAAGCTACTGTTATCATACCCATTTCTCAGTAGAGAGGCTCAGCAAAAGTGAAATCACTTGTCAGGGATCGTGCAGCAAGATGaagacagagctgggattctGCCCCAGGGCGGGTCAGTTCTGTCTGGTGCTGGACACCAGTTCATAATTTGGTTTCCTTCTATTAAACTGGGGTGAAGAATAGTCCCTCCAATCACGTTGTGGTGAGACCCACATAGGTCAGGGAGCGTCAGGGGCTCAGGTTAGGCCCCTGGGCACAAGCACTCGGTAAGGTGAGTACCTGCTGCACGACCCATGCCAccctggccctgggctcagcTGGTAAGAAGGAAGCCCCGCACTAGAACCCCTGCCATTGTCAGGGAGCACCAAACCCCTGGTGCTAGGGATCACGGACTTCAGGGACAGAGAGGAGCCTGAGGGGTGCCGTACCCAGCACCCTGTGGCCGCACTGCCAGAGAGCACGTCCTGTGATCAGGGCCCGGGTGAAGCCTGAAGGGCTCAGCAGGTGGGGCGGGGCCAGGTGGGAGGGGGCCTTCCACTCCAAATCTGTTGGTTTGTCTTCAAAAGAAGCTAAAGTAAGTAAGCCCTTGGGTTCCACGGGCTTCGGGGAGGCAAAGCAGCCAGCGGTTTAAGAGCTGGGTGGGACAAGAGTCCAGAAGATTCCTGGCTCCGACCAACCTTCCTTGCTGCACGTTCCTTGGGGattctgacttttattttcttcttcacagGGTGACCACACAGGCTCAGCAAAAGAACACCTGCCGAGCTTGTGGTCCTGCCCAGAGTAGACCATTAATGACCGACCTTACTGCGCAAGAGAATCTGTGACTGCAAATGTGTGTGAGATGCTGTGGTGTGCATGTTCCGGGGCCTCCATATGATTCTCAGGGGGCTCTCTGACCCTTAAACTTAAGATCCACTGGCTTGGGATGCGACAGAGAAAAAGGGTATAGCAGAAGGAGGAAGCTGGGCCCAGGAGGCGGCGTATGGAGAAAGCAGAGTACCCCACACTCATGATCACCCTGGGTACTGCGGGTGAGCAGAGGCCGGGAGGGAATGCACCCCAAGGTGAAAGGTTGGCACAGCAGTGCATGGCCACCCCTCTGCCACAGAAGGTGGCACTCCAGAAATAATCTCTATCTACCACGCGCTGATTCTCGCCACATACAAAGCATTGAGTACAGATTGTGCTCAATACCTTCTGGCAAACTTGCGTGGCGAGGACCACCGTGGGTAGAGTAATGGAGGCCGGGAGCGGTAAAGTCCGGAGACTAGCGCAGAGGCCAGGCAGGAGCTGGAGAGGAAGCAGGGGAGATGGAAACACGGAGGTGACACTCCGGAGGGAGCTGCTGCTGGAGACCGAGTACAGACTGTGAGTTGGGAGCCACAGCCCTGAatggcagctgggggtgggggtgggtgtgggggtgagggtgggggtgggggtgttggcgATGCCACCGGGTGAGGAGGCCGGGAGAGGTGCTGATTGGCAGTGGAAGGATGAGTTTCACTTCCAAGACAGCTTTCTGTGCGCATCCATCCCATCTCTCTGGCTCGACTGTATCTGCTATAAGCCTGGTGTCTGTACTCTCGGTCCTCTCCTCCACGGCCCCCAGAGCCACACTGCCCTTTGCACACAACAACTGCTTGATCAACGTATTCTGGTGTAATAACTTAGGATGAGGTCAGCTATGGCAGTCCAGGAAAgaggagccagactgcctggatttgaaccactttccagctgtgtgaccttggggtaAGTTGGCataaactctctgggcctcagtttgcttCTCTGGAAACTGGGGACAGTAATAGGACCTCCCTCATAGGAACGTCCTGTGGAGGAAATGAATGGATCCCCGTACAGAGCTTCTAGCAATGCCTGGTACACAGCAATGCCACGCAAGGGTTAGGTGTTGTGGTTCTTGGTGAATGCAAAGGGGCAGAGGCCACGGGATCCAGAAACCTTTCTGGTCAAAAGCGCATCCCCGAGATGTGGGAACACAGCACTCTCGGGTGGGACTGAATTTCTTGCTGTGGATTCagcttccctcccttccccattctCATCTGCTGGTGCAAAGCTGACCCTTGGCTGGGATGCATGGTGCAATCCAGCAATcgaggtgccccccacccccgaaccATCCACTGAGGAGGGGAATGTGGAAGGAGGTCAAGTCCAGCCGGCGGTCAGCAGGGGAAGGGGCGAGGAGCGGCGGTACTCACACTCCACGGATAGGTTGAAGGTGGTGGCCCTCTGGCCATACTGATTCTCAGCCACACACCAGTACTCCCCATCATCCTCGGGCGTGACGGCAGGCAGCTCGAGCTGCAGCTCGCTCTCGTAGATGACCGTGgccagaatctgcttctccttgaAGATGGTGAGAATAGGGTCCGGGTTGCTCTGTGTGGAGCACAGGATGGAGACGGTCTCCCCCTCCACGGCCACCATTGTCCCGTTCACCGTGGGCTTCCGGGGTGCATCTGGGGGCCAAGACAGGGGGCTTACGGTCAGAAGGCAACAGTgcctcttcccccccaccccccaccagtgTGACCGCATATGCCCCAATCTGAGCACACCTGCTCAGGTAACCCTTGTCCTGGCTACCCTGTTTATAAGAACAGGGGCTCTGCTAGCAGGGCGCTTGTgtctgaatcccagctctacccCTTCCCAGCGGTGTGtgtgacctctctgggcctcctctctctcatctggaaaatgagccTGATAACAGTCCCAACCTCAGCGGGGCCACTGAGAACCTAAGTGACAGGTGCCGTTCTAGCCTGAACAAGGTAAGGTAAAGATTCCCAACCATGTGAGGAGACGCTATGTAAGTAAACACATGTAGTTGGCAAGATGCAGATAAGggctttggagaaaaagaaatgtggtgACGGAAGTCAGAGTAGTTACAGTTGTAACTGGGATGGTGAGGGAAATCTTCCCCCAGAGGAGAAGAGGTGGGTCAGGGCCAGCCCTGGGGATGTCTGGGGAAAGAGTATTTGTGGAAAGCGCTCAGAAACTGCTGAGTAAATGTTGGCTGCAgttctcattattattatccaCAGCCCTGGGCATTTtgcctcaataaatatttgtgaatgagtgaatgaatgaatgacctctCCTTGGTTCCCAACAAAGGACCTTATCTGTCCAGCCCCTCCGCCGGGGACTCCCTAACGTACACAGTGCGGACAAGGGGATGCGTGGGGTCTGGGGTCCCCTCATCCGTCCCCCTACAACTGCAACGGGGCTCACGGGGAAATGCGGATTTCCAGGGCCCGGCTCTACTCCCACGCCAGCCAAGGCTGTCCGCAGGACCCGGAGTCTACCCAGCTCCCCTGAGCCCTGCGCCTTCCCACCTCGCCCCGGGATGCGTGGTGCGCAGCAGGTGTTCGCCAGGTGCGCGTGCGTGGGGCGCAGGGAGGACCGCCTCCAGCTTCGGGTCCTCCTGCTCCGCCcgaggcctggggcgggggggggcttcCCCTCATCCCCCCTGGGCCGCCACTCACACATGACGCTGAGCCCCACGGTGCGGTTGTCCTGGCCGTAGGCGTTCTCGGCCAGGCAGGCGTAGACGCCGTCCTCCGCGGGGGTCACCTCCTCCAGATCCAGGAACAGGCTCTCGGCCACCGCCTCGCGGAGCACCGAGCCGTCCCGCATCCAGGTCAGCAGCGGCAGCGGGTTGCTGTCCGCCCCGCACAGCAGGCTGACGTGCGAGCCCTCGATGGCCTCCACCGAGGCGTTCATCTCCACGATCACGGGGGGGTCTGAGGCCCCGAGAcacagcgggggcggggggcgtgtCAGCGGGCTGGGACCGCAGaccccgcccctggccccgcccccgccccgcgcggccccgcctctagccccggccccgccccctcccggccccgcccccacactCACACTTGACGTCCAGGCTGGCGTAGCCCTCGAAGAGCAGCGTGGTGTTGGGGAACGAGGCCTGGCAGCCCAGCCGGTGGCCGTTGGCCTCCCTGGTGGGCACGAAGTGGAGCAGCGACACctgcacccaggtgccctcgtCCTCGCGCAGCCGACCCAGCACGGCGGGCTCCCCCAGCCCCTCGTGGCCCAGCCAGCTCAGCTCCGGGCGCAGCTCCGGGCAGTTGTCAGGCACCATGCAGCTGACCTCCACTTCCGAGCCCGCCACCACCTCCGGGGGGACCACGATGTTGGGCGTGTCTGGGCCACGCGGGGGAGAGGAGGGTTGAGGAAGCGTTATGGCTTCCTGGTCCCCTCTCCATCCTTGGATACAGAATCCCCTACTGCCTTCTCTCGTCCCGGTGTCCCTTCACCCAGAGGCCCTCCAGGGTCCCCAGGTGTGTAATCATGAACAGAACACTAGAATGGCCTCACAGCATCTACCTTGCCCGGGAGGTGGGTGTTGTTATTTTGCTCGTGTTTTAGATCACAAAACAGGCCACAGCCCGCGCGGAGAAGAGCTTCAGACACTGTCACTCCAGCTTCATCATCTGTGCTCTGGATACTATGTTGTAGCCCTTAAGaaacttctctcctttcccatgtTTGCTTTGGTTCCTTTTCCACTTACATACGTGAGCGTGTGTGTACGTGAGTGTGTGGTATGTCCTGGAGATACGTCTATGTCTGGCTGTGCCAGTGGGGTCTCTTTCTGTACTGGGGCTGTAACCTGACTCATTTGGACTCCCGGAGTCTGAATTTAGGGGTTCCGTGCTATGGGGCCTCTCAGAAATTGGGCAGCGTGGCCTACTCTGATGGCCAACTCTGGCCCAGAAATGCAGGTTATTTGGCCGAAactggatttgtttttaaaaatccaaatccGCAGCCAGTGTTTAGGAGTTAGGAGATGACACAGAAAAGCACACGATTCTGGTTTCTCTTAATGCAGACTCCCTGAGAGCAACATTGCTTTCCTCCTAGTTGCTTCTAGAAGCGGAAGCACCCTCGTTTTCCCTCTGAGGGCGGCAAGACTATTTGGGGCCCCGCTTTGCTTAGTTCTGTCAGCCTCCAGGTCTGTGCGGGCATCGGGGTTCGCTCCCCAGAAAGGCTTGGGGGAGCCCGTCGAGCCACATGCACCCAGCCTGGCCGGtgcagccccagcccccggcACGCGCACGCCCTCGGGGACTCACTGATGATGTCCAGGACACTGTGCTCGGAGAAGGTGTACTGGTTGTAGCCGCCGAGGTCCCCGCGGAAGTAGTACTTGCCGCCCAGCTCGGGGCTGAGGCTGCTAAGCAGGAGGGTGCAGTTCCGCAGGCCCAGGTCCCCCAGGAGTCGGCTGCGGCCCTGGAAGCTCTCGTGCACAACTTGGGTTCGAGACTTGAAGACCACCGGGGGATAGTTTTTCGGGTAGGGGCTGTTGAAATACCAGACGCCGTGCACGACGGCCGGCCGCAGCTCGTCAGGGAAGTCGAAGCGGCAGGGGATGGAGACGCACGTGCCCTCGAAGGCAGAGATGGACGAgggcatccaggcaccccagtggcCCCCTCGAGAGGCTGTGGGCAAGCAGGACCACTGAGGTGGAGGGACAGGTCCTTCCCcgatcccccccacacacacacacacactcccaccaCCTTCCGCCCTGCAGGGACCCACAGAAACAACCCCAGCCTACTCGGGGACCAAGGCCCCAGGATCCCCAGCACCCCTAGCCCttacctgagatcatgatccaaaaCAGAGGCAGTGTCGTGAGGAAGATCATCTTGTCCAGCAAGTGAGCAAcagctggagaggagagaggagagcatgGGAGGCTGGGGGCAGTGGCGAACGGTGCTTCTGATAAGGCTTCAGGAGGGGGCCTGTTCAGATGTTCGCTGCAGctggtattcttttcttttctttctcttttttttttttttagattttgtttatttattcacaagagacacacacacacagaggcagagacataggcagagggagaagcaggctccatgcagggatcctgatgcaggacttgaacccagagccctgggatcacaacttgagccaaaggcagacgctccaccatggagccacccaggtgcccttgctgCAGGTATTCTTATGTGGAATTACAAACATTTCTGAGGCATTGACCATGCATCAGGCCCCAGTGCTATATTAATTCATCTGGTCCCTTTGAGGCAGGAGCCGTTATAACCCGCACTGTAtagctgaggtccagagaggttaagcaatttgCCTAAAGCCGCATGGCTGGTGAGCGGCTGGGTTAGGATTCAAGCCCAGTGTGCCTAGCTCCGGGTCTGCAGACCTAACTGCCAAACCGCCCTGTCTCTGGGTCATAGTGACATGCTGATCATTCTCTTCATCGCCATCATGCCCCTGGGCATCTCCAAGAAAGTAAGGACAGAGCCAGGGCTGGACGGGCAGCAGGAATCAGGGGTAGCCAGGGGGAAAGAGAACCCCAAGAGTTGGAACCCCGCCCCTCACCTCAGTCTCCCTGAGTTGGGAATGTCTCGGGTCTCACTTGAAGCTGTCAGCCAGCCAACCTGGAATGAGAGCCAGACAGGTGCACCCTCTGCCGCCCTCTTTCCGGGTCGCTCTGAGTGGTGGCCCACGTGTCTCCGCCGCCTGATGCTAGGGACCCTCCCACACGGCCTGGAAGCTGCTCTGTCGTCACCGCCCGCCCCGAGCTGTGATGGCGAAGAActttggggaggagaggggagcggCGGAgcatcggggtggggggaggctggcgGTGTGGTGAGCGGGGTGAGGGAGCAGATGTCCCACGGCAGAGGCCTGGGGGTGGCGGGCAGGGACCCAGCCCATCAATGACCGGGTTTCACAACATCAGCATTCCCAACATGCCGCGGGAATTCCTGCCGCCCTCTCCCACCCCACAGACGGCCCCTGCTGTCCCCACCCTTAGCGGAGGCCAGGGCCCCGTACAAAAGAGCCCTGTTCCCTCGGGGCAAGGGT contains:
- the MAG gene encoding myelin-associated glycoprotein isoform X1 — its product is MIFLTTLPLFWIMISASRGGHWGAWMPSSISAFEGTCVSIPCRFDFPDELRPAVVHGVWYFNSPYPKNYPPVVFKSRTQVVHESFQGRSRLLGDLGLRNCTLLLSSLSPELGGKYYFRGDLGGYNQYTFSEHSVLDIINTPNIVVPPEVVAGSEVEVSCMVPDNCPELRPELSWLGHEGLGEPAVLGRLREDEGTWVQVSLLHFVPTREANGHRLGCQASFPNTTLLFEGYASLDVKYPPVIVEMNASVEAIEGSHVSLLCGADSNPLPLLTWMRDGSVLREAVAESLFLDLEEVTPAEDGVYACLAENAYGQDNRTVGLSVMYAPRKPTVNGTMVAVEGETVSILCSTQSNPDPILTIFKEKQILATVIYESELQLELPAVTPEDDGEYWCVAENQYGQRATTFNLSVEFAPVILLESHCAAARDTVQCLCVVKSNPEPSVAFELPSRNVTVNETEREFVYSERSGLLLTSILTLRGQAQAPPRVICTARNLYGSKSLELPFQGAHRLMWAKIGPVGAVVAFAILIAIVCYITQTRRKKNVTESPSFSAGDNPPVLFSSDFRISGAPEKYESERRLGSERRLLGLRGEPPELDLSYSHSDLGKRATKDSYTLTEELAEYAEIRVK
- the MAG gene encoding myelin-associated glycoprotein isoform X2 — protein: MIFLTTLPLFWIMISASRGGHWGAWMPSSISAFEGTCVSIPCRFDFPDELRPAVVHGVWYFNSPYPKNYPPVVFKSRTQVVHESFQGRSRLLGDLGLRNCTLLLSSLSPELGGKYYFRGDLGGYNQYTFSEHSVLDIINTPNIVVPPEVVAGSEVEVSCMVPDNCPELRPELSWLGHEGLGEPAVLGRLREDEGTWVQVSLLHFVPTREANGHRLGCQASFPNTTLLFEGYASLDVKYPPVIVEMNASVEAIEGSHVSLLCGADSNPLPLLTWMRDGSVLREAVAESLFLDLEEVTPAEDGVYACLAENAYGQDNRTVGLSVMYAPRKPTVNGTMVAVEGETVSILCSTQSNPDPILTIFKEKQILATVIYESELQLELPAVTPEDDGEYWCVAENQYGQRATTFNLSVEFAPVILLESHCAAARDTVQCLCVVKSNPEPSVAFELPSRNVTVNETEREFVYSERSGLLLTSILTLRGQAQAPPRVICTARNLYGSKSLELPFQGAHRLMWAKIGPVGAVVAFAILIAIVCYITQTRRKKNVTESPSFSAGDNPPVLFSSDFRISGAPEKYESREVSTLD